One window from the genome of Epinephelus moara isolate mb chromosome 21, YSFRI_EMoa_1.0, whole genome shotgun sequence encodes:
- the LOC126382678 gene encoding cyclic AMP-responsive element-binding protein 3-like protein 3-B isoform X3, protein MDLIDLLLRNTDETTGCHSNKPWTTTIHETQSPEGSSADDFLDALLGGSDSSSVPASPLWSPCTTDSGINEDTPSDHRDSLHPPFCTAFPAFNTQPFPQPLPPENQAPPNEKTSDVFIELGWESDDLQEQFGIAHYLTTSQTSPLSSSQTLTVKDLLLSSPGQSAQRIPQHSLQELVLNEDEKKLLAKEGVNLPSKLPLSKFEERVLKKIRRKIRNKHSAQESRKKKREYVDSLEGRMSASSAHNLKLQRKIQQLEETNKDLLEQLSRLQALLPNSPSKTTHRGTCILVLLLSFSLLISSNLQPDPYSQPSQGDYTQSKVPSRSLQTIDEVRDVPPPPLFSVSRGFEALYRLMEKL, encoded by the exons ATGGACCTCATCGACCTCCTGCTCAGGAACACAGATGAAACCACCGGTTGCCACAGCAACAAACCATGGACCACAACAATTCATGAA actcAGAGCCCTGAGGGAAGTTCTGCTGATGACTTCCTGGACGCCCTGCTGGGTGGGAGCGACTCTTCCTCCGTTCCAGCATCCCCCCTGTGGTCACCCTGCACCACTGATAGCGGCATCAACGAGGACACCCCGTCAGATCACAGAGACAGTCTTCACCCACCCTTCTGCACAGCTTTTCCAGCCTTCAACACACAGCCTTTCCCTCAGCCTCTACCTCCAGAGAACCAGGCACCACCAAATGAAAAAACGTCTGACGTTTTCATTGAGCTAG GCTGGGAGTCGGATGACCTCCAAGAGCAATTTGGCATTGCACACTACCTCACTACGAGCCAAACCTCCCCTCTGTCCTCCAGTCAGACTCTCACAGTGAAGGACCTGCTGCTTTCCAGCCCCGGGCAGAGT GCACAGCGGATCCCCCAGCATTCCCTGCAGGAGCTTGTACTTAATGAGGATGAGAAGAAGCTTCTGGCCAAAGAAGGGGTGAACTTACCCAGCAAACTGCCACTGTCCAAG TTTGAAGAGAGGGTTTTGAAGAAGATCCGGCGGAAAATCCGCAACAAGCACTCGGCTCAAGAAAGccggaagaagaagagggaatATGTTGATAGTCTGGAGGGAAG GATGTCTGCATCTAGTGCTCACAACCTGAAGCTGCAGAGGAAGATCCAGCAGCTGGAGGAGACCAACAA AGATTTGCTGGAGCAGCTAAGCCGGCTACAGGCCCTCCTTCCAAACAGCCCCagtaaaacaacacacagagggaccTGCATCTTG gttttgctcctctccttctctctgctcaTTTCCTCAAATCTTCAGCCAGACCCCTACAGCCAGCCCAGCCAGGGAGACTACACACAGAGCAAAG TGCCTTCCCGCTCCCTGCAGACGATAGATGAAGTGCGAGAcgtccctcctccccctctcttctcCGTCTCCAGGGGCTTTGAAGCACTGTACAGGCTGATGGAGAAGCTCTGA
- the LOC126382678 gene encoding cyclic AMP-responsive element-binding protein 3-like protein 3-B isoform X2, whose protein sequence is MMEVHGGMDLIDLLLRNTDETTGCHSNKPWTTTIHETQSPEGSSADDFLDALLGGSDSSSVPASPLWSPCTTDSGINEDTPSDHRDSLHPPFCTAFPAFNTQPFPQPLPPENQAPPNEKTSDVFIELGWESDDLQEQFGIAHYLTTSQTSPLSSSQTLTVKDLLLSSPGQSAQRIPQHSLQELVLNEDEKKLLAKEGVNLPSKLPLSKFEERVLKKIRRKIRNKHSAQESRKKKREYVDSLEGRMSASSAHNLKLQRKIQQLEETNKDLLEQLSRLQALLPNSPSKTTHRGTCILVLLLSFSLLISSNLQPDPYSQPSQGDYTQSKVPSRSLQTIDEVRDVPPPPLFSVSRGFEALYRLMEKL, encoded by the exons GTGCATGGTGGGATGGACCTCATCGACCTCCTGCTCAGGAACACAGATGAAACCACCGGTTGCCACAGCAACAAACCATGGACCACAACAATTCATGAA actcAGAGCCCTGAGGGAAGTTCTGCTGATGACTTCCTGGACGCCCTGCTGGGTGGGAGCGACTCTTCCTCCGTTCCAGCATCCCCCCTGTGGTCACCCTGCACCACTGATAGCGGCATCAACGAGGACACCCCGTCAGATCACAGAGACAGTCTTCACCCACCCTTCTGCACAGCTTTTCCAGCCTTCAACACACAGCCTTTCCCTCAGCCTCTACCTCCAGAGAACCAGGCACCACCAAATGAAAAAACGTCTGACGTTTTCATTGAGCTAG GCTGGGAGTCGGATGACCTCCAAGAGCAATTTGGCATTGCACACTACCTCACTACGAGCCAAACCTCCCCTCTGTCCTCCAGTCAGACTCTCACAGTGAAGGACCTGCTGCTTTCCAGCCCCGGGCAGAGT GCACAGCGGATCCCCCAGCATTCCCTGCAGGAGCTTGTACTTAATGAGGATGAGAAGAAGCTTCTGGCCAAAGAAGGGGTGAACTTACCCAGCAAACTGCCACTGTCCAAG TTTGAAGAGAGGGTTTTGAAGAAGATCCGGCGGAAAATCCGCAACAAGCACTCGGCTCAAGAAAGccggaagaagaagagggaatATGTTGATAGTCTGGAGGGAAG GATGTCTGCATCTAGTGCTCACAACCTGAAGCTGCAGAGGAAGATCCAGCAGCTGGAGGAGACCAACAA AGATTTGCTGGAGCAGCTAAGCCGGCTACAGGCCCTCCTTCCAAACAGCCCCagtaaaacaacacacagagggaccTGCATCTTG gttttgctcctctccttctctctgctcaTTTCCTCAAATCTTCAGCCAGACCCCTACAGCCAGCCCAGCCAGGGAGACTACACACAGAGCAAAG TGCCTTCCCGCTCCCTGCAGACGATAGATGAAGTGCGAGAcgtccctcctccccctctcttctcCGTCTCCAGGGGCTTTGAAGCACTGTACAGGCTGATGGAGAAGCTCTGA
- the LOC126382678 gene encoding cyclic AMP-responsive element-binding protein 3-like protein 3-B isoform X1, which translates to MTLNTDTVHGGMDLIDLLLRNTDETTGCHSNKPWTTTIHETQSPEGSSADDFLDALLGGSDSSSVPASPLWSPCTTDSGINEDTPSDHRDSLHPPFCTAFPAFNTQPFPQPLPPENQAPPNEKTSDVFIELGWESDDLQEQFGIAHYLTTSQTSPLSSSQTLTVKDLLLSSPGQSAQRIPQHSLQELVLNEDEKKLLAKEGVNLPSKLPLSKFEERVLKKIRRKIRNKHSAQESRKKKREYVDSLEGRMSASSAHNLKLQRKIQQLEETNKDLLEQLSRLQALLPNSPSKTTHRGTCILVLLLSFSLLISSNLQPDPYSQPSQGDYTQSKVPSRSLQTIDEVRDVPPPPLFSVSRGFEALYRLMEKL; encoded by the exons ATGACACTGAATACAGACACG GTGCATGGTGGGATGGACCTCATCGACCTCCTGCTCAGGAACACAGATGAAACCACCGGTTGCCACAGCAACAAACCATGGACCACAACAATTCATGAA actcAGAGCCCTGAGGGAAGTTCTGCTGATGACTTCCTGGACGCCCTGCTGGGTGGGAGCGACTCTTCCTCCGTTCCAGCATCCCCCCTGTGGTCACCCTGCACCACTGATAGCGGCATCAACGAGGACACCCCGTCAGATCACAGAGACAGTCTTCACCCACCCTTCTGCACAGCTTTTCCAGCCTTCAACACACAGCCTTTCCCTCAGCCTCTACCTCCAGAGAACCAGGCACCACCAAATGAAAAAACGTCTGACGTTTTCATTGAGCTAG GCTGGGAGTCGGATGACCTCCAAGAGCAATTTGGCATTGCACACTACCTCACTACGAGCCAAACCTCCCCTCTGTCCTCCAGTCAGACTCTCACAGTGAAGGACCTGCTGCTTTCCAGCCCCGGGCAGAGT GCACAGCGGATCCCCCAGCATTCCCTGCAGGAGCTTGTACTTAATGAGGATGAGAAGAAGCTTCTGGCCAAAGAAGGGGTGAACTTACCCAGCAAACTGCCACTGTCCAAG TTTGAAGAGAGGGTTTTGAAGAAGATCCGGCGGAAAATCCGCAACAAGCACTCGGCTCAAGAAAGccggaagaagaagagggaatATGTTGATAGTCTGGAGGGAAG GATGTCTGCATCTAGTGCTCACAACCTGAAGCTGCAGAGGAAGATCCAGCAGCTGGAGGAGACCAACAA AGATTTGCTGGAGCAGCTAAGCCGGCTACAGGCCCTCCTTCCAAACAGCCCCagtaaaacaacacacagagggaccTGCATCTTG gttttgctcctctccttctctctgctcaTTTCCTCAAATCTTCAGCCAGACCCCTACAGCCAGCCCAGCCAGGGAGACTACACACAGAGCAAAG TGCCTTCCCGCTCCCTGCAGACGATAGATGAAGTGCGAGAcgtccctcctccccctctcttctcCGTCTCCAGGGGCTTTGAAGCACTGTACAGGCTGATGGAGAAGCTCTGA